The Mangifera indica cultivar Alphonso chromosome 12, CATAS_Mindica_2.1, whole genome shotgun sequence DNA window agttttccaaacaatggaaaaataatataaatttttagggttttaaggtttagtgataaaataatgattttacccttgcctctaacataaaattttaacaaaagttaacttataagtagatatttgagtttttgaaaccttaTGGGTATGTACTTgtctttgtattaaaacttaggtggaaaataatcttttggccttactTAAACAACACCAAACAGtttttttggattattttgGAGCCGATTCTTCTAACTTTGGAATAAAATTATCCAagcttatgttttaaaaatgttcAATGTTAAATCATCGTTCCCACACTGTAATTAACATGTACATATGTTATACTTTGGACACACTAACtacccaaaaataaaacttagaagatcaaaattgaataaaaataatatatataagagtcataaaaataaaataaaatctaaaaggGTTAATGAGAATTAAGGATTAAGCCGATGACTGAcctcaaattaacaaaaattagataaatatgttaattaCGTATTGTCATATGTTTGGGACgaactcaattttttaaaaatattagaggtgttattgaaaattttaagggactttgaaaactaaaaaaagtTCAAGGTGTTttggaaaatttcaaaatgttccttgagtattttcaaaaataacaattacactCTAAACAATTGAACATAATGCAATGCATCAAGGgtgtaaatttcatattaccaACTATTCGAGGTATAATAATGTTTTCAAATATATAGGGAGAATGTAATAATTTCGAAACAAGCATGGGAAACTATCAATATGCttctaaaaagttttaaaaattgttatataaacCCCTAAAATactgtttataataaaaagtgtcattgtgatattttaaatCTTGGAGGTTGACAAGTTAAATTGTGGCAATGGTGAAGAACAACACTATTTAAAGGACTGATTTATTACTTTTCTTAGCAGCCATTTTTGAATTGTCAATTTCGTCAGTATGTTAAATTTACCTTTACAATGTTAATGGAATATGCCAACAAAATTGGTATTAGTAATTTGATCTCAAACCTCAGGATTGAAGAGAAATATCCCCCTCAACCAGTGCCCCTGTCAAAACCCAGCAGGCGCTAGTTCCAGTATTAAGTTTATTCTATCAAGAAGAAGCCAATAATTAACTGGTTATGGAATTTACCAGTAAATCGATTTCAGTAGCCGTTATTCTCCTGCTGTCTTGTTTTCATTCAGATTTTGGCACAGCCGTAGACACAATCACAGCTTCTCATCCTATCAGAGATCCTCAAACAATCGTCTCTGCTGGTAACAATTTCAAATTGGGATTTTTTAGCCCTCCAAATTCAACAAAGCGCTATTTAGGAATTTGGTACAATCTCAAAACTGAAATTATCGCATGGGTGGCAAACAGAAATAATCCACTCAATGATTCATCCGGGGTTTTTACCGTATCTGATGATGGTAATCTTGTTGTATTGAATGGCCAGAAAGAGGTTCTTTGGTCATCAAATCTTCATATTTGGGTTGCTAATGCAACTGCTCAGCTTTTAGATTCTGGAAATCTTGTGTTGAATAAAAGCAATAATGGAGAAAAAATATGGGAGACTTTCGGAGAACCTTCCGATAAGCTATTGACGAATATGAAACTTACTGTTAATGTACAGACAGGTGAGAAAGTGCAGGCGATATCATGGAAGAGTCCTTCTGATCCATCCAATGGAAACTTCTCATGTGGCCTCCATATTTCAAACATTCCCGAAATCTTCATTTGGAATGAAACTCGACCCTTTGCGCGGACAGGTCCATGGAATGGTCGAATCTTTACTGGAGTTGAGGGCATGAATACTGTTTATCTTGCTGGGTTTAAACTTGGACCAGACGACCAAAAAGGAACTTATTATTTCAGTTTCTCGTTTCCAAGCAATCCTTTATCATACTATGTCTTGAATTCAGAAGGAAAAGTAGTTCTCGCAAGAAAGGTTTATGGGAAGGATGATTGGATTTTTGCTGCTCCTTTCCCGAGAACTGAGTGTGATGTTTATAACAAGTGTGGGGCAAATGGAATTTGTAACTATAAGGAAAAGCCAATTTGCAGCTGTTTGAGAGGATTTGAGCCGAAGAATAAAGAGGAATGGAACAGGGGAATCTGGACTAGCGGATGTGTCAGAAGGAAACTATTGCAGTGTGAAAGGATAAACAAAACTGGTGAAGTGGGAAAAGCTGATTGGTTTTTGAAGATGCCAACGATGAAGGTGCCTGGCTTCGGAGAAAGGTCATCTGCTTTAGAAAATGAATGCGGAGATGGGTGCTTGAATAATTGCTCTTGCATAGCTTATGCGTATGATGTTGGCATCGGTTGTATGACATGGAGGGAAAACTTAACAGACATTCAGAAATTCACCACGGATGGGACCAATCTTTACATTCGTTTGGCACATTCAGAACTTGGTATGTTGAATGCTCTCTGATTAATTTACTGATACAATTTTTCTGCTTTGTTGTTAccatgttaaaagaaaaagaaaaaacttctgCGCCCAGTTTTGTTCTGGGCAAATTTACTTTTTGTTCTCATTTGCAGATCAGAAAGACTTGACAGTAATTATTTTGGTACCACCGCTAGTAGGAATCGTTACAATTGCAATATGTACATTTTTCTCATGGAGGTGGATGGCGAAGCGAAAAGGTAATTTATATGCTGAAATATGTTAGCTTTATAGTCGGTGTCTCACTATGTGATTTAATATCAGCAATGAAGGGAAAGAAGAAGATGCTACAAGTTGAAAAAGGGGAAAAGTATCTAAAAGAGTCTTCTGAAAACATAGACCAAGTTGATTTCCAGGACCTGCCAGTGTTCAATTTTGAGGAGCTAATGATTGCAACAAGTAATTTCGACTTAACCAATAAACTTGGGCAGGGTGGTTTTGGTACAGTATACAGGGTAATTCTTGTTTGCTCAGTAAGACTTTGTTGCTGcatttctgtttaatttttacacaattatagatttgtttgtgttttagggGATGTTGAACGATGGAGTGGAAATAGCAGTGAAACGGCTTTCAAACACATCTGGACAAGGACTTCAAGAGTTTTTGAATGAGGTGGTGGTGATTTCCAAACTCCAACATAGAAATCTTGTTAGGCTACTCGGATGCTGcattgaaagagaagaaaagatatTGATTTATGAGTACATGCCAAACAAAAGTTTGGattcttttctctttggttAGTTTATCATAATACTCTTCCGTTTATCTTAAAATACTTAAATGGTTGTTGTAACATCTTTGGGGTACAACTTATATAGATCCTCTCAAGCAAAAACTTCTTGCTTGGAAAAAACGTTTCATCATCATTGAAGGAATAAGTCGAGGCCTCGTTTATCTTCATAGAGACTCTCGATTGCGAATCATACATAGAGATCTAAAGACAAGCAACATCTTGTTGGATAAAGatttaaacccaaaaatttcagattttggtATGGCAAGAATTTTCGGAGGCAACCAAGATCAAGCCAACACTTTAAGGGTTGTTGGGACATAGTAAGTAGGAACTTCtttgtctaaatttttaaaccCGGTTACAAAATCTTATTAATATTGGAATGTATAAATGTGCAGTGGTTATATGTCCCCAGAATATGCAATGCAAGGGCAATTCTCCGAGAAATCTGATGTCTTCAGCTTTGGAGTATTGTTGTTAGAGATGATTAGTGGCAGAAAAAACACAGGTTTTTACCAGGAAGAGTATTCTTTGACTCTTCTAGGC harbors:
- the LOC123193091 gene encoding G-type lectin S-receptor-like serine/threonine-protein kinase At1g11330 translates to MEFTSKSISVAVILLLSCFHSDFGTAVDTITASHPIRDPQTIVSAGNNFKLGFFSPPNSTKRYLGIWYNLKTEIIAWVANRNNPLNDSSGVFTVSDDGNLVVLNGQKEVLWSSNLHIWVANATAQLLDSGNLVLNKSNNGEKIWETFGEPSDKLLTNMKLTVNVQTGEKVQAISWKSPSDPSNGNFSCGLHISNIPEIFIWNETRPFARTGPWNGRIFTGVEGMNTVYLAGFKLGPDDQKGTYYFSFSFPSNPLSYYVLNSEGKVVLARKVYGKDDWIFAAPFPRTECDVYNKCGANGICNYKEKPICSCLRGFEPKNKEEWNRGIWTSGCVRRKLLQCERINKTGEVGKADWFLKMPTMKVPGFGERSSALENECGDGCLNNCSCIAYAYDVGIGCMTWRENLTDIQKFTTDGTNLYIRLAHSELDQKDLTVIILVPPLVGIVTIAICTFFSWRWMAKRKAMKGKKKMLQVEKGEKYLKESSENIDQVDFQDLPVFNFEELMIATSNFDLTNKLGQGGFGTVYRGMLNDGVEIAVKRLSNTSGQGLQEFLNEVVVISKLQHRNLVRLLGCCIEREEKILIYEYMPNKSLDSFLFDPLKQKLLAWKKRFIIIEGISRGLVYLHRDSRLRIIHRDLKTSNILLDKDLNPKISDFGMARIFGGNQDQANTLRVVGTYGYMSPEYAMQGQFSEKSDVFSFGVLLLEMISGRKNTGFYQEEYSLTLLGYAWKLWNESNIVNFIDPVISGPCYELEIIRCIHVGLLCVQEFVKDRPNMSTVLSMLSSEIVDLPPPKQPGFTVRQNASDSQSGRQSQKNCSVNNVTVTVIQGR